GCCGCAGTAATAATAAAAGGAAAAAAAATGAAAAAAACAATTAACAAAGGTCTTTGGGCCTCCACTCTTTTTGCGTCAACACTTTGCGCAGCACAAATAATTGAAAACAACGAAACAAAAGAAAATGAACAGACTCAGGAAGAAGTTTCTAAAATGGATTCGGTCAAGGTATGGGGAACAACCGTTCAGTCATCCTCTGTCAATATCGACGAAAAGTATCTCACTATGAGACAAGCCGATCACCTGAGTGACTTGTTGAGAAGCATACCCGGAGTTGATGTCGGAGGTTCACACTCACTCAATCAAAGAATAAATATCAGGGGTCTGGATGACAGGGATTTATTAATTACCATCGATGGCGCAGTGCAAAATACCTACATGTATCACCACATGGGAAATTTACAGATTCATGCAGACATTTTAAAGGCTGTAGAAATTGAGGTTGGAACAAACTCCGTAATCAATAGCGGATTAGGCGGATCGGTAAAGTTTAAAACTAAAGAGGCCAAAGACTTATTGGAGTATGGGCAAACAATCGGTGTCAGGACACAGGGTTCATTTGCCAGCAATGACTCTTCTGGAGGCTCTATTACAAGTTATGGACAACTCTCGAATAATGTCGATTTTCTGGCTTATTATAATTATGTTGACAGAAGCAATTTCACAGTTGGTGGCGGGAAAATATTAGGGAGCGACGGAGTTGTCATTAATGAATCTGGAGTTGTAAAAGGTCAAGCTGGAAGAACAAATGATGGTTTATTCAAACTGGGAATAGATCTTAGTCCTCTTCAACGCCTTGAATTTGGTATTGAGGGATACAGTGATAAAGGGAATTACAGTTATCGTCCGGATATGGGTCTTGCAACAGATATTGCAATCGCAGATGGCTTGGGACTCCCTTTGGTTTATCCGACAGAATTTTTAAGAGACACCTATACAATCAATTATGATTTAAGCTGGGGATCTAATTCCAATCTGGTTGCATCCGCTTACATGAATAAAAGTGACTTATGGAGAGACCAGACCTCACTGGCAAATGTACTATCAGGAAACCCAAAAATTGTAGAAGGAAATGCATTAAACAAAGGATTTAATATACTAGGGAACTCAACACTATCGGGCATAAACGAGAATGAATTGACTTATGGTATGGAGTTCTATGATTATGAAACCGAATATTCAAGAGACTACCAACTCACTTCCAGTGAGAATGCCAGCAATTTTGCAATCTATCTCCAGGATAAAATTGCTATTACTGACAAACTCTCTTTGACACCTGGAATACGCTATGATCGCTATAGCATTGACTCACAAATAGTCGATAATGACTTTGATGAGTTCACTTATGGTTTGTCTCTAGACTATAAGATAAACGAGAATCTGGCATTCCAAGTCAGCTCTACAGAAATCTTTAAAGGCCCTGAGTTATCAGAAATTTTTATAGGTGCAGGTCTGAACGATATTGAAAACCAATTGATTAAAGCAGAAACGGGCTACAATAATCAAGTTGTACTTAATTATAATCCTTCAGAAGCAATACACTTAGGTATGACTTATTACCACTCTAAAATTAATAACTATATCGATGAATCATTGGACACGAACATCGGTGATATTACTCTGAGGGGATATGAGTTTTTTATCAGCCATCAAAAGGGAAACTTGCTGGCATTGCTGAGTTATGCCAGCCAGGACAGTGAACTGAATGCTTTTGCAGATTTCATGAATTTGGATAATGCACGTCTCGACCGTGCAATTGGGGACAGTCTCAATCTTAATATTGATTACTCATTCCCGGAAAAAAATCTTGACCTTTACTGGAACACTCAGTTTATCGCCGACTTACCGGAAGAACTCGATACATCCGGTTCTGCAAGACAAAAAAATGCCTATACCATCCACAACCTTTCACTGCGGTGGATTCCCCAGAAGATGATTCAGGGAATGGAATTAACTTTTGGAATTGACAATATTTTCGATAAAAGTTATGCCTCCCACGCATCAAGAACCGGAGATTCAATACATCCCCGTTTTGGAGCACTTCATCTGACGGATTACGAACCAGGGAGAAATATTAAAACAACAGTTGCTTATCGTTTTTAATAAGTTATTGAGTGTTTTAGTGATAACATACTAAAACAGGCTGTTAGCTTTTCAGATAGTTTTCGGGGATGGACAATCCCTGAACTCTGAAAAAGCTGAGTTGATCAAAGTAACCTCGTTGAAAGAGAATCTTTCCATCAACAACATGAAAAAAACCACAACCTCTCAAACCTAAAGGATCACTCCATTCCAAAATTGCCCAATCACCGGATTCATGTAGTATTTCAATCTGACAAACCATTTCAGCTCTGCCAAACTCAACAGTGAATAATTTACGAATGGCATCTAAACCGACCAAAGGTTCGGTCACTACCTGATGATTGGTTGCATTTTCATGATATAAATTGCACAAACCATTGACATCGGCATTATTAAAACAGCCAACCCATTTTTCAACGACTTGTTTTGGTGTCATAACCCAATCCATTTACTTTAAAAATTCAATTCTAACTGAAAACTGAATAGATAGTCTTGGCAATTTGTGAAATATTTCTCAGAATGAAATGAATTAAAAAAAAACAGTCAACGCATTTGATAATGTTTCGTTCAAGCCTATAAGAATTTGACAGTTCTTTATGTTAAGATACTTTTCAAAAGAATGGGGAATATTATGAAAAACAAATTGATAGCTTTAATTTTTATGGTTTTAACTTTTGGTCAGGCTTGGTCAAAAGATGTCACAGTTCTTTCACAATCATCTGAAGCCGCTGATGGTTTGGACTTGATGGCGGTGAGTGAATTATTTAAGGAAACACCAAATCTGGAAGAGTTTGAAAAATCACTCAACGACCCGAATATCGGCATCAACAATCTGGATTTAGACAACAATGGTTATGTCGATTTTATTCGTGTTGTAGAAGATGCTGTTGAAGACACCCGCATCATCATTCTGCAAGCGGCTTTAGGCGAAGATGAATTCCAGGATGTTGCCACCATTGAAGTGGAAAAATCCGGCAATGACTATAACCTGCAAGTTCGTGGCAACGTCATTGTTTATGGACCTGATTATTACATTGCACCTTCGGTTGTACGAATCGCCACTTGGCCGATTCTCGGTTGGATTTATCGCCCGGTTTATCGTCCTTACCGTTCAACATTTTATTTCGGTTACTATCCTCGCTGGTGGAAACCATTCAGTCCGGTTCACGTCAATGTTTACCGTACCAGAACCGTCACTTTTACCAAGAGAAATACTTTTGTGGTGACAAAAAAAAACCGTGTAAAAACAGTTAACAAAGTCACTTACAAACCAAGTAATTCTAGCAAAGTAACACGCACAGTTGGAGTGAAGAAAACGACAACGAACGGAAAAACCACAACGGCTGTTGGGGTGAAGAAAACCCGAACAACTGCGATCGGAAACACGGTCACTACCAAAAAAGGAGTTAAAAGAACCAATAACAAAAATACAGGAACAAAAACCACCACCAAAGGTGTAAGGA
The sequence above is drawn from the Gammaproteobacteria bacterium genome and encodes:
- a CDS encoding TonB-dependent receptor, with product MKKTINKGLWASTLFASTLCAAQIIENNETKENEQTQEEVSKMDSVKVWGTTVQSSSVNIDEKYLTMRQADHLSDLLRSIPGVDVGGSHSLNQRINIRGLDDRDLLITIDGAVQNTYMYHHMGNLQIHADILKAVEIEVGTNSVINSGLGGSVKFKTKEAKDLLEYGQTIGVRTQGSFASNDSSGGSITSYGQLSNNVDFLAYYNYVDRSNFTVGGGKILGSDGVVINESGVVKGQAGRTNDGLFKLGIDLSPLQRLEFGIEGYSDKGNYSYRPDMGLATDIAIADGLGLPLVYPTEFLRDTYTINYDLSWGSNSNLVASAYMNKSDLWRDQTSLANVLSGNPKIVEGNALNKGFNILGNSTLSGINENELTYGMEFYDYETEYSRDYQLTSSENASNFAIYLQDKIAITDKLSLTPGIRYDRYSIDSQIVDNDFDEFTYGLSLDYKINENLAFQVSSTEIFKGPELSEIFIGAGLNDIENQLIKAETGYNNQVVLNYNPSEAIHLGMTYYHSKINNYIDESLDTNIGDITLRGYEFFISHQKGNLLALLSYASQDSELNAFADFMNLDNARLDRAIGDSLNLNIDYSFPEKNLDLYWNTQFIADLPEELDTSGSARQKNAYTIHNLSLRWIPQKMIQGMELTFGIDNIFDKSYASHASRTGDSIHPRFGALHLTDYEPGRNIKTTVAYRF
- a CDS encoding nuclear transport factor 2 family protein, producing the protein MTPKQVVEKWVGCFNNADVNGLCNLYHENATNHQVVTEPLVGLDAIRKLFTVEFGRAEMVCQIEILHESGDWAILEWSDPLGLRGCGFFHVVDGKILFQRGYFDQLSFFRVQGLSIPENYLKS